One window of Nitrospirota bacterium genomic DNA carries:
- a CDS encoding alpha/beta fold hydrolase: MKLGWIGFFLVVIVIAGAVFALPKFRPRDTVPWDRVQSLAPGSFVQSGEFRTHFIEKGQGEPIILIHGFLFHTVMWRGTQEALATSFRTLAVDLYGWGYSTRIPGAPYSYGIYAQQVLDFMDAMGIPSAHLIGQSMGGGTAMMVAAQWPERVNKLVLVDAAGLPNPLPLTAKAFGAPKLGEFLVALPGRALFRRNIQDFWFYDQNKVTDDYVDAVIAPMSIKGSSESILGILRKMDFGGLTETVNTLAGHRKPVLIVWGRQDRAVPLALGEKLNVLLPNSRMLVVDNAGHSPHEEDPDQVNPAMRDFLLTP; encoded by the coding sequence ATGAAACTGGGCTGGATCGGGTTCTTCTTGGTCGTCATTGTCATCGCGGGCGCCGTGTTTGCGCTTCCGAAATTCCGGCCGCGCGACACCGTGCCGTGGGATCGTGTGCAATCTCTGGCGCCGGGATCGTTCGTCCAATCGGGAGAGTTCCGCACGCATTTCATCGAGAAGGGGCAGGGGGAGCCCATCATCCTGATCCATGGATTTCTCTTTCATACCGTCATGTGGCGGGGGACGCAGGAAGCGCTGGCCACGTCGTTTCGCACGCTGGCGGTTGACCTTTATGGGTGGGGCTACAGCACGCGTATCCCTGGCGCGCCGTATTCCTACGGTATCTACGCGCAACAGGTTTTGGATTTCATGGACGCCATGGGTATCCCGTCCGCACATCTCATCGGGCAATCGATGGGAGGCGGCACCGCCATGATGGTGGCGGCTCAGTGGCCCGAGCGGGTGAACAAGCTTGTGCTGGTCGATGCAGCGGGACTGCCCAACCCGTTGCCGCTGACCGCCAAGGCGTTCGGGGCGCCGAAACTGGGAGAGTTCCTGGTTGCGCTCCCGGGCCGGGCCTTGTTCCGTCGAAACATCCAGGATTTCTGGTTCTACGATCAAAACAAAGTGACGGACGACTACGTCGATGCCGTGATCGCTCCGATGAGCATCAAGGGGTCGAGCGAATCGATTCTGGGCATCCTTCGAAAGATGGATTTCGGCGGGCTGACCGAAACGGTGAACACGCTGGCCGGCCATCGGAAACCGGTTCTGATCGTGTGGGGGAGGCAGGATCGGGCCGTGCCGCTTGCCTTGGGCGAGAAGCTCAACGTCCTCCTCCCCAATTCACGAATGTTGGTAGTGGACAACGCCGGCCATTCGCCTCACGAAGAGGACCCCGACCAAGTCAATCCCGCGATGCGTGATTTTCTTCTGACACCCTAA
- a CDS encoding SDR family NAD(P)-dependent oxidoreductase, producing the protein MARHSFNGYFDGKVVLITGATGGLGSEVVRQLVQTQARMILSDKGPDPQYRNARVLAYFPANLASREGCEALVQSCRSVSPVIDILFNNAGLASVGFFVDVPDDRWEEQIKVNLIAPMMLTKLMLPDMIARRSGHVVNISSVGGHVGLPKTATYAATKFGLRGFGTALHGEVDPHNIVVSNVYPTFTRTPILNSDRFGYTQSKDMPAYLIDDPEKVVRAILNGISRKKVHIFPSGRAKAIGLLARISPNFTAFLTRRLAKQVD; encoded by the coding sequence GTGGCCCGGCACAGTTTCAACGGCTACTTCGACGGGAAGGTGGTTCTCATCACGGGAGCCACCGGAGGTCTCGGATCGGAAGTGGTCCGGCAGCTCGTCCAAACCCAGGCGAGAATGATTCTGTCGGACAAGGGACCTGATCCACAGTACCGGAACGCGCGAGTCCTGGCCTATTTCCCCGCCAACCTGGCCTCACGCGAGGGCTGCGAGGCGTTGGTTCAAAGCTGCCGCTCCGTCTCACCCGTCATCGACATTCTCTTCAACAACGCCGGCCTGGCATCGGTGGGATTTTTCGTAGACGTCCCCGACGATAGGTGGGAGGAACAGATCAAGGTGAATCTCATCGCACCGATGATGCTCACGAAGTTGATGCTTCCGGACATGATCGCAAGGAGATCCGGCCATGTTGTGAATATCTCGTCCGTCGGCGGGCACGTGGGGTTGCCCAAGACGGCCACCTACGCCGCGACCAAGTTCGGCTTGAGAGGATTCGGAACGGCCCTCCACGGGGAAGTCGACCCACACAACATTGTCGTCAGCAATGTTTACCCGACTTTTACCCGGACACCGATCTTGAATTCCGATCGGTTCGGCTACACCCAGTCAAAGGACATGCCTGCGTACTTGATTGACGACCCCGAAAAAGTCGTTCGTGCCATTCTCAACGGTATTTCGAGGAAAAAGGTTCACATCTTTCCGAGCGGCCGCGCCAAAGCTATTGGCCTGCTGGCCCGGATCTCTCCGAACTTCACCGCCTTTCTCACGCGGCGACTGGCCAAGCAGGTAGACTGA
- a CDS encoding SagB/ThcOx family dehydrogenase: METSVRPNPDALDEVFAYHERTKHFPHRHAASLGYLDWDTQPNPFRRYEGSSLIRLPIPDANRSPAYDDLFSGKRFSPKRLTLETISELFYFSLALSAWKSFKGSTWALRVNPSSGNLHPTEAYILSSRVDGPTGRTALYHYAPEVHALELRCEWPIEFPLPSNGPGVDSIWVGLTSIHWREAWKYGERAYRYCQHDMGHAIAAVRISAALQGWSMVLDDSIDDAVLSRLLGLDRSDEFDPAEREEPAVLARISTSEPSATVAKGTALEVLRHDGAAQWFGRANRLSTEHHPWPVIDGVTAACAVRHPAGRPKPGVRRPLPGLSPNRNLSAAEVIRRRRSAVAMDGSTRLTAEEFFLVLHRVLPMGDRAPWDMMPWPPAIDLVLFVHRVEGLPSGLYCLVRDPARLKVLKESMSDGFRWTKAAGSPVEMPLYLLEEGDVRSDAAAVSCGQDIASDGAFAVAMLAEFEKPLRERGAWFYRRLHWEAGAIGQVLYLEAEAAGVQATGIGCFFDDSLHELIGVEGCRFQTLYHFTVGGAVEDTRLSTLPAYPAPG; encoded by the coding sequence ATGGAGACCTCGGTGAGGCCGAACCCGGATGCGCTCGATGAGGTGTTCGCCTATCACGAGCGGACGAAGCATTTTCCCCATCGCCACGCGGCCTCGCTGGGTTACTTGGATTGGGACACACAGCCAAACCCGTTCCGGAGGTATGAGGGGAGTTCGCTCATCAGGTTGCCCATACCGGACGCGAACCGCTCGCCTGCGTATGATGACCTCTTTTCTGGAAAACGGTTTTCGCCGAAGAGACTGACCCTCGAAACGATCTCCGAGTTGTTCTACTTCTCCCTGGCGCTCTCGGCGTGGAAATCGTTCAAAGGATCCACCTGGGCACTCCGCGTCAATCCTTCCAGCGGCAATCTTCATCCGACAGAGGCTTACATCCTCTCCAGTCGGGTTGACGGACCCACCGGGCGGACGGCCTTATATCACTACGCCCCGGAGGTCCACGCGTTGGAGCTTCGGTGCGAATGGCCGATCGAATTCCCGCTGCCTTCCAACGGACCGGGTGTAGACAGTATCTGGGTCGGCCTCACCTCGATTCATTGGAGGGAGGCGTGGAAGTACGGCGAAAGGGCCTACCGATACTGCCAGCACGACATGGGTCATGCGATCGCGGCCGTTCGAATCTCGGCTGCCCTGCAAGGTTGGTCGATGGTGCTGGACGATTCGATCGACGATGCGGTGCTTTCCAGACTTCTGGGACTGGACCGTTCAGATGAGTTCGATCCCGCCGAGAGAGAAGAACCAGCCGTGTTGGCGCGGATATCGACCTCTGAGCCGTCGGCGACGGTTGCGAAGGGGACGGCCTTGGAAGTTCTTCGGCACGACGGTGCCGCTCAATGGTTCGGGCGCGCAAACCGACTGAGCACGGAGCACCATCCGTGGCCCGTCATCGACGGCGTGACCGCGGCATGCGCCGTCCGACATCCGGCGGGCCGACCGAAACCCGGGGTGCGCCGCCCGCTTCCCGGCCTGTCTCCGAACCGGAATCTCAGTGCGGCGGAGGTGATTCGCCGTCGCCGGAGTGCCGTTGCGATGGATGGTTCCACGAGACTCACGGCGGAAGAGTTCTTTCTGGTCCTCCACCGTGTGCTCCCGATGGGGGATCGGGCGCCGTGGGATATGATGCCTTGGCCACCCGCCATCGATCTGGTTCTCTTCGTGCACCGCGTGGAGGGTCTGCCGTCCGGCCTCTATTGTCTGGTCCGCGATCCCGCTCGTCTCAAGGTGCTGAAGGAATCCATGTCCGATGGATTCCGATGGACGAAGGCCGCAGGCTCTCCGGTGGAAATGCCGCTCTACCTTCTAGAAGAGGGAGACGTTCGGAGTGACGCGGCCGCGGTGAGCTGTGGACAGGACATCGCGTCGGATGGCGCATTCGCGGTCGCCATGTTGGCGGAGTTTGAAAAACCATTGCGGGAGAGGGGGGCTTGGTTCTATCGGCGGCTCCACTGGGAGGCCGGCGCGATCGGTCAGGTCCTCTATCTCGAGGCCGAGGCGGCGGGGGTACAGGCCACCGGGATTGGATGCTTTTTCGACGATTCGCTGCACGAGTTGATCGGGGTCGAGGGGTGCCGGTTCCAAACGCTTTATCACTTCACCGTGGGAGGTGCGGTGGAAGACACGAGGCTCTCCACCCTGCCGGCGTACCCTGCTCCGGGGTGA
- a CDS encoding MaoC family dehydratase gives MAAITFDSVSDGDPLPTVQYTVSQETFWKFAVASFDYNPVHCDPQWVKTARPFTLDTTVGHGMMTAAFMSSVLTRWMLPKVLKIRVGLAEYEVVFPD, from the coding sequence TTGGCAGCCATAACGTTCGACTCCGTTTCCGATGGAGACCCGCTCCCAACCGTCCAGTACACCGTCAGTCAGGAGACCTTCTGGAAGTTTGCCGTCGCCTCCTTCGACTATAATCCGGTTCACTGCGACCCGCAGTGGGTCAAAACCGCCCGGCCCTTCACACTCGACACGACGGTGGGACACGGAATGATGACCGCAGCCTTTATGTCGTCCGTCCTTACGCGCTGGATGCTCCCGAAGGTCCTCAAGATCCGAGTCGGCCTGGCCGAGTACGAAGTCGTCTTTCCCGATTGA
- a CDS encoding ROK family protein has protein sequence MRIGIDLGGTKIEAIALGGGGETLDRRRIPTPRNDYAGTVRAVVELVQGIESQVGATGTVGVGIPGIVSPATGLVKNANSTWLIGHPLDRDLSDRLDRPVRLENDANCFALSEATDGAGAGAAVVFGVILGTGVGGGIVVDGRVISGANAIAGEWGHNPLPAPRDDERPGPPCYCGRNGCIETFLSGPALENQYAERSGAHLKADEIAALAMSGNSGAVPVLSRYAERLSRALAGVINIVDPHVIVLGGGVSNIESLCDGVPRLWASHVFSDHVNTKLRRAVHGDSSGVRGAAWLWPASR, from the coding sequence ATGAGAATCGGTATTGATCTCGGTGGGACGAAGATCGAAGCCATCGCGCTCGGGGGAGGAGGCGAGACTTTGGACCGCCGCCGCATCCCCACACCTCGAAATGACTACGCAGGCACCGTTCGCGCGGTTGTTGAACTCGTCCAAGGGATCGAATCGCAAGTGGGAGCAACCGGAACGGTGGGCGTTGGGATTCCCGGAATCGTGTCGCCGGCGACGGGTCTCGTGAAGAATGCCAACTCCACGTGGCTGATCGGCCACCCGTTGGACCGGGATCTGTCCGACAGGCTCGATCGCCCCGTCCGACTGGAAAACGACGCGAACTGCTTCGCCTTGTCCGAGGCGACCGACGGCGCGGGGGCGGGAGCGGCGGTGGTATTCGGTGTCATCTTGGGAACCGGGGTGGGCGGGGGAATTGTGGTCGACGGCCGTGTGATTTCCGGTGCGAACGCGATCGCCGGGGAATGGGGCCATAATCCCCTGCCCGCACCCCGGGACGACGAGCGGCCCGGCCCGCCCTGCTACTGCGGCCGCAATGGCTGCATTGAGACGTTTCTCAGCGGTCCAGCCCTGGAGAATCAATATGCGGAGCGGTCCGGCGCTCACCTCAAGGCGGACGAAATAGCCGCACTGGCGATGTCCGGGAACTCCGGCGCGGTTCCGGTCCTCTCCCGATATGCCGAACGCCTGAGCCGCGCCCTTGCCGGCGTGATCAACATCGTCGACCCCCACGTCATCGTCCTGGGCGGCGGCGTTTCCAACATCGAGTCGCTTTGCGACGGCGTTCCCCGTCTTTGGGCTTCCCATGTGTTCTCCGATCACGTCAATACGAAGCTCCGGCGCGCCGTCCACGGCGACTCCAGCGGCGTGCGCGGCGCCGCCTGGCTCTGGCCCGCCTCCCGCTGA
- a CDS encoding GIY-YIG nuclease family protein, with amino-acid sequence MIARSRQGRREWSVYIARCADDSLYTGIAKNVEARIEQHNRGQGSAYARSRRPVAPVYVEKGMTRSQALVREAAIKAMPRPRKEKLVKQGPPKRRRRPGRMVPGGQALPLELRSRGGEWKRHASYAPARAQRKVAGRSEKARRL; translated from the coding sequence ATGATCGCCCGATCGAGGCAGGGGCGGCGTGAGTGGTCTGTCTACATCGCGCGGTGCGCGGATGACTCTCTTTACACGGGGATTGCAAAGAATGTGGAGGCGAGAATCGAGCAGCACAACCGGGGTCAGGGCTCGGCCTATGCGAGGTCGAGAAGACCGGTGGCGCCGGTCTACGTCGAGAAGGGCATGACGCGGTCCCAAGCGCTGGTGCGGGAGGCGGCCATCAAAGCCATGCCACGACCGCGAAAAGAAAAGTTGGTCAAGCAGGGGCCGCCGAAGCGTCGGCGACGCCCGGGGAGGATGGTGCCCGGGGGGCAGGCCCTACCCTTGGAGCTACGCTCGCGGGGCGGCGAGTGGAAACGTCATGCAAGCTACGCGCCGGCGCGTGCCCAGCGCAAAGTCGCGGGGCGTTCGGAGAAAGCGAGGCGATTGTGA
- a CDS encoding TetR/AcrR family transcriptional regulator, producing MGRRTAKQLADSRRNIVAAAERLFAGKGFARTQVAEIARAAGVGIGAFYRQFSGKEELLSLILSGLFTDIRARVKAMRADIVQQTPLEQWRVIQQTFEIVFDVFASHPKVTLTMLRSGYGMSTKVEQMVWKSLNQLADDVAADVVKARGAGLLEISTPRYVGDVIVGMVLHLSHRMLVDRAFTAAEAARFCTRFTVGGLLGFAPPAAFQRIAPIVLELNACERQRRQRSWQP from the coding sequence ATGGGTCGTAGAACCGCCAAGCAGTTGGCCGACAGCCGGCGGAACATCGTGGCCGCCGCCGAACGCCTGTTTGCCGGAAAGGGATTTGCCCGCACACAAGTCGCTGAGATCGCGCGGGCCGCCGGCGTCGGGATCGGGGCGTTTTACCGTCAGTTCTCCGGCAAGGAAGAACTGCTGAGCCTGATCCTCAGCGGACTCTTCACCGACATTCGCGCAAGGGTGAAGGCCATGCGGGCCGACATCGTTCAGCAAACGCCGCTCGAACAATGGAGGGTAATCCAACAAACCTTCGAAATCGTTTTCGACGTCTTCGCCTCCCACCCCAAGGTCACCCTCACGATGCTTCGCTCAGGCTACGGGATGTCCACCAAGGTCGAACAGATGGTTTGGAAATCCCTCAACCAACTGGCGGACGACGTGGCCGCGGATGTCGTGAAAGCGCGAGGCGCGGGTCTGCTGGAGATTTCAACGCCCAGATATGTCGGCGATGTCATCGTCGGCATGGTCCTTCATCTCTCGCACCGGATGCTGGTGGACCGGGCCTTCACGGCCGCCGAGGCTGCCCGATTCTGTACCCGCTTCACGGTGGGCGGACTCCTCGGCTTTGCCCCACCCGCCGCTTTCCAGCGAATCGCGCCCATCGTGCTCGAATTGAATGCCTGCGAGAGGCAAAGGAGGCAGAGATCTTGGCAGCCATAA
- a CDS encoding pirin family protein, producing the protein MSFKSLVEERTGIRSITRIVDGIRTLEGAGFDVRRPFPTRTLDHFDPFLLLDEMGPSDLGPGEAKGAPDHPHRGFETVTYVLSGEMEHRDSAGNAGKLAAGDVQWMTAGSGVIHSEMPSAAFQKTGGRMHGFQLWVNLPAKDKMMKPRYQDIPAPEIPIAKSGDGRTTVRVIAGESLGARAVIETRTPILYLHFTLLPGAKISQPVPENYNAFGLVFRGEGRLGEPARAAEDGQMVIFGANGDEVSLACAPDAGSPLECLLIGGVPLKEPVARYGPFVMNTEREIREAIDDYRSGRFGRITE; encoded by the coding sequence ATGAGTTTCAAGTCTTTGGTGGAAGAAAGGACAGGTATCCGGTCGATTACCAGAATCGTTGATGGGATTCGCACCTTGGAAGGCGCGGGATTCGATGTCCGGAGGCCGTTCCCGACGAGGACGCTGGATCATTTTGATCCATTCCTGTTGCTCGATGAGATGGGGCCATCGGACCTCGGGCCGGGTGAAGCGAAGGGGGCGCCCGATCATCCCCACCGCGGTTTCGAGACGGTGACGTATGTCCTTTCCGGAGAAATGGAACACCGGGATTCAGCCGGGAACGCCGGGAAGCTCGCCGCGGGTGATGTTCAATGGATGACGGCCGGATCGGGGGTCATCCACTCCGAAATGCCGTCGGCCGCGTTCCAGAAAACGGGGGGTCGCATGCACGGGTTCCAATTGTGGGTGAATCTTCCCGCGAAGGACAAGATGATGAAACCGCGGTATCAGGACATTCCGGCCCCTGAAATACCCATCGCCAAGAGCGGAGATGGGCGGACCACCGTGCGAGTGATTGCCGGCGAGTCGCTCGGCGCGCGCGCGGTGATTGAGACGCGGACGCCGATCCTCTATCTGCATTTCACTTTGTTGCCGGGAGCGAAGATCTCGCAACCCGTGCCTGAGAATTACAACGCCTTCGGCCTGGTCTTCCGCGGGGAAGGACGTCTCGGCGAGCCGGCTCGCGCGGCGGAGGACGGGCAAATGGTGATCTTCGGGGCGAACGGGGATGAGGTGTCCCTGGCGTGCGCGCCGGATGCGGGATCACCCTTGGAGTGTCTGCTCATCGGCGGCGTGCCGCTGAAGGAACCCGTGGCGCGGTACGGTCCATTTGTCATGAATACCGAAAGGGAGATTCGGGAGGCGATCGACGACTACCGCAGCGGCCGATTCGGGAGGATTACGGAGTAG
- a CDS encoding FadR family transcriptional regulator, translated as MTQPQTGAKAPRTESIPNGEALQAAFHPIEKRKAIYEEVIRQVQKLIEDGRFRPGDRLPAERALADQFGVNRASVRQALHSLYLLRVVDIRPGEGAFVRDPRKEGSIEAFLLAVMSEEGLDARLMAEALEARRLLEVPLAGWAAEGATPEDLARLREIYTRMEKAFGAGDPSYIELDWEFHLAIDHMSGRRLLPRLLTTFYSMFRGKFYSLFVEMGKYHFSLDEHRKIISAIERKDAAAARRAVAAHLSGVEGFLESDSTHAD; from the coding sequence GTGACTCAACCCCAAACGGGCGCAAAAGCGCCTCGCACCGAGTCGATTCCGAACGGGGAGGCGCTTCAGGCCGCCTTCCACCCCATCGAGAAGCGCAAAGCGATCTATGAGGAGGTCATTCGACAGGTCCAGAAACTCATCGAAGACGGCCGTTTCCGCCCGGGGGATCGGCTCCCCGCCGAGCGTGCGCTGGCGGACCAATTCGGCGTGAACCGCGCCTCAGTGCGCCAGGCGCTCCATTCCCTCTACCTGCTCCGCGTCGTCGACATCCGTCCGGGCGAAGGCGCCTTCGTTCGTGATCCCCGGAAGGAAGGCAGCATCGAGGCGTTTCTCCTCGCCGTCATGTCCGAAGAAGGGCTGGATGCCCGCCTGATGGCCGAGGCCCTCGAAGCACGCCGGCTTTTGGAGGTTCCGCTCGCCGGCTGGGCCGCCGAGGGCGCGACCCCGGAAGACCTGGCGCGCCTCCGCGAGATTTACACCCGAATGGAAAAGGCCTTCGGCGCGGGCGACCCCTCCTACATCGAACTGGACTGGGAGTTCCACTTGGCCATCGACCATATGAGCGGGCGCCGCCTTCTGCCGCGCCTCCTCACCACCTTCTATTCCATGTTCCGCGGCAAGTTCTATTCCCTCTTCGTCGAGATGGGCAAATACCACTTCTCGCTCGATGAGCATCGCAAAATCATCTCCGCTATCGAGAGAAAAGATGCCGCCGCAGCCCGACGGGCCGTTGCCGCACACCTCTCCGGCGTGGAGGGCTTCCTCGAAAGCGATTCAACCCATGCGGATTGA
- a CDS encoding alpha/beta hydrolase — protein sequence MDQPVFDIAAWGRRGKRLHTPWGGVFGLDEGRRDLPILAILHGFPTSSYDFHRVLLSLAERFRVVIHDHLGFGLSDKPADFGYSLMEQADVALCVWRSLGLKRVHLLAHDYGTSVATELLARREAGLLPIEIDSVTLCNGSVHIELAHLTWAQKALRSPRIGPLFARLGSTRVFRSQMRRIWGDPSKVEKGDIDAMWSLVSLNQGRRRLPQISRYIDERFRFHRRWIGALERLNLPAHILWGRRDPIAVPAIAEKLAGEIRGARLTWLEALGHYPMLESPPEWSAAALEFLLSVPGRRG from the coding sequence ATGGATCAGCCCGTATTCGACATAGCCGCATGGGGCAGGAGAGGCAAGCGCCTTCACACTCCTTGGGGGGGCGTTTTCGGGCTGGACGAAGGCCGCCGGGATCTTCCAATCCTCGCCATCCTCCACGGGTTCCCTACGTCTTCGTACGACTTCCACCGTGTGTTGCTGTCCCTGGCCGAGCGGTTTCGCGTGGTGATTCACGATCACCTTGGTTTCGGACTTTCCGACAAACCCGCCGATTTCGGCTACTCGCTCATGGAACAGGCGGACGTCGCCCTCTGTGTCTGGAGGAGTCTGGGCCTCAAGCGGGTCCATCTCCTAGCGCACGACTACGGCACGAGCGTGGCCACGGAGCTTCTCGCCAGGCGTGAAGCCGGTCTACTGCCCATCGAGATCGATTCCGTAACTCTCTGCAACGGAAGCGTGCATATCGAACTGGCCCATCTCACCTGGGCACAGAAAGCGCTCCGGAGTCCCCGCATCGGGCCGCTGTTTGCACGGCTCGGCAGCACACGGGTGTTCAGATCCCAGATGCGGCGGATTTGGGGCGACCCCTCCAAAGTGGAAAAGGGGGACATCGATGCCATGTGGTCGCTTGTTTCGCTCAACCAGGGACGAAGACGCCTCCCCCAGATTTCACGCTATATCGATGAGCGATTCCGATTCCATCGCCGATGGATCGGCGCCTTGGAGCGGCTCAATCTCCCTGCGCACATCTTGTGGGGAAGGCGAGATCCGATCGCGGTTCCGGCCATCGCGGAAAAACTGGCTGGGGAGATCCGCGGGGCGCGCCTCACATGGCTGGAGGCGCTTGGGCACTACCCGATGCTGGAATCGCCCCCCGAGTGGTCCGCGGCAGCGCTTGAGTTCCTGCTCAGCGTGCCTGGCCGGCGAGGATGA
- a CDS encoding methyltransferase domain-containing protein, whose amino-acid sequence MLEGRRFDITAPYSAVEAWGYDHLVAPAVLDLMREMIRLFEDRIPGSGHVLEVGCGGGQMASDVLKRFPSLRVTGLDLAFSQVRRARERTKRLNPRFRGLRASALELPFPRRTFDGVFSSASIKHWPDPLKGLKECVRVLKPGGYLLVMEADRGCRLDDARRFVNAWRIPSILKTPALSFFRTYVAGLGLDLDDARKLLSELPLVKTEARRIDGTPGLILAGQAR is encoded by the coding sequence GTGCTTGAAGGCAGACGATTCGACATCACCGCTCCTTACAGCGCCGTTGAGGCTTGGGGATACGATCACCTCGTCGCCCCGGCTGTTCTGGATCTTATGCGGGAGATGATCCGCCTTTTCGAGGATCGTATTCCCGGCTCGGGCCATGTGCTCGAAGTGGGTTGTGGGGGCGGCCAGATGGCTTCGGACGTTCTGAAGCGATTTCCGTCGCTTCGAGTGACCGGCTTGGACCTGGCTTTTTCGCAGGTCAGAAGAGCGCGGGAGCGAACAAAGCGGCTGAACCCGCGTTTCCGGGGACTGAGGGCCTCGGCGCTCGAGTTGCCGTTCCCGCGGAGGACTTTCGATGGCGTATTCAGTTCGGCATCGATCAAGCACTGGCCGGACCCGTTGAAGGGGTTGAAAGAGTGTGTGCGGGTGTTGAAACCGGGGGGATACTTGTTGGTGATGGAAGCGGATCGGGGGTGCCGACTCGACGACGCCCGCCGATTTGTGAACGCCTGGCGGATCCCATCGATCCTGAAAACACCGGCGCTGTCGTTTTTCCGGACCTACGTTGCCGGGTTGGGACTGGATCTGGACGACGCGCGGAAGCTACTATCCGAGTTGCCCTTGGTGAAGACGGAGGCGCGTCGAATCGACGGCACGCCCGGCCTCATCCTCGCCGGCCAGGCACGCTGA
- a CDS encoding saccharopine dehydrogenase NADP-binding domain-containing protein, with the protein MTDRSTRLSAANGAPRSVHPRPAKGNWLIYGANGFTGGMIARRAAKEGLAPTLAGRNSVALQTLASELGLEWRAFDLSDSQTIRRALADCRLVLHCAGPFNQTCKPVCDAAIQSRCHYLDITGEMSVFEYLRTQSDAAARAGVMLLPGVGFDVVPTDCLAGRLKREMPDAVRLELAFVGPNKAASGSVKTALHQLPYGSQVRENGQVKTIPHFSRKRTIHVAGVDYIVYSIPWGDIVTAFHSTAIPNIMVYTGFPKAQELALKWSLPLARVLRNKTAMKVAESVVKLIVPAPSADYFAHARCQIWGEVRNATGRDISASIETPDTYSLTVSTAVLCAKRVLEGSIKPGFQTPSLVFGPEFIFEVGGTVKVDYFGE; encoded by the coding sequence ATGACTGATCGCTCCACCCGGCTATCGGCTGCCAATGGAGCCCCCAGGTCGGTTCACCCCAGACCCGCGAAGGGAAATTGGCTGATTTACGGCGCCAACGGCTTCACCGGGGGAATGATCGCCCGTCGCGCCGCGAAGGAGGGACTTGCCCCCACCCTCGCAGGACGGAATTCCGTGGCGCTACAGACCCTGGCTTCCGAACTGGGCCTCGAATGGCGCGCGTTCGATCTTTCCGATTCTCAAACGATCCGGCGGGCTCTTGCGGATTGCCGTCTCGTCCTGCACTGCGCAGGGCCCTTCAACCAGACCTGCAAGCCGGTGTGCGATGCGGCGATTCAGAGCCGATGCCACTACCTCGATATTACCGGCGAAATGTCCGTCTTTGAGTATCTGCGTACTCAATCGGACGCCGCGGCTCGCGCCGGCGTCATGCTTCTGCCGGGCGTCGGGTTCGATGTCGTCCCCACCGATTGCCTGGCCGGCCGCCTGAAGCGGGAAATGCCCGATGCGGTCCGTCTTGAATTGGCTTTTGTGGGTCCGAACAAAGCGGCCTCGGGATCCGTCAAAACGGCATTGCACCAACTACCGTACGGCTCGCAAGTCCGGGAGAATGGGCAAGTCAAGACGATCCCCCATTTCAGCCGGAAGCGCACGATCCACGTTGCAGGCGTCGATTACATCGTCTACTCCATCCCCTGGGGGGACATCGTCACCGCGTTTCATTCAACGGCAATCCCCAACATCATGGTCTACACCGGATTCCCGAAAGCTCAGGAACTTGCACTGAAATGGTCTCTGCCCCTTGCCAGGGTGCTCAGAAACAAGACCGCGATGAAAGTCGCGGAGTCCGTCGTGAAGTTGATCGTTCCCGCTCCGAGCGCCGACTATTTCGCGCATGCGCGCTGCCAAATCTGGGGTGAAGTGCGAAATGCGACGGGACGCGACATCAGCGCATCGATCGAAACGCCGGACACGTATTCCCTGACGGTCTCCACCGCCGTCCTTTGCGCCAAGAGGGTTCTGGAGGGTTCAATCAAGCCGGGATTTCAGACTCCATCCCTTGTGTTCGGCCCGGAATTCATTTTCGAAGTGGGCGGCACCGTCAAGGTGGACTACTTCGGGGAATAG